The Kribbella shirazensis genomic interval GGCCGGCAAACCGTTGTCCGAGGCGCTGGCCGAGGCGCCGATCGTGACGTTCAACGAGAAGGACGTCCTGCAGCACCGGCTGATCCGCAAGGTGACCCGGCGCCGGCTGGATCCGCCGTCACACGCGATCCCCGCGTCCGCTCCGTTCCACGAAGCGGTCCGGATCGGGCTCGGCTGGGGGATGATCGAGGACCAGGTCGCGGACCCCGAGCTCGCCGCCGGCCGCCTGGTGGAAGTTGCCCCCGGCAAGTACGTCGACGTTCCGCTGTACTGGCAGCACTGGAAGCTCGAGTCCGGCATCCTCGACGCGCTCACGGCCGCGGTCCTGCGTGCGGCCGAGGCAGGCCTGCGTACGACGACGCGGAAGTAGCTCGTTCAGCGGCGATTCACGGCAGCGGGCGGTACATCACGTGCAGGCCGACGTACCCGAGTCTGGGGTGGTCGAAGGCCTCCGGGACGGTGCCGGCGATCCGGAACCCGAGCGACTGCCACAGGTGTACGGCGGGCTCGTTGGTCTCCACGACCGCGTTGAACTGGATCGAGCGGAACCTTGACTGGCGGGCCCACGCGATCATGTCCTCGCACAGCGCCCGGCCGACGCCCTGCCCGCGGGCCCTGCCGTCGACCATGAAGCTCGCGCTGGCGACGTGGGCACCCGGGCCGGGGCGGTTCGGGTACATGTTCGCGCTGCCGAGAACGGTGCCGTCGGCATCGACCGCGACGGTGGTGCGGGCGAGCGGCGAGTTCGACGGCGACATCCAGAGCGCCCGCGCCTGCTCCTCGGTCATCTCCGGGTCGTACGTGTAGGTCTCCCGTGCGGTGACGATCTCACGGAAGAACGGCCAGATGGCCGGCCAGTCGGCGTCGGTCGCGTCTCTGATAGTCACAGTCATGATGGGAGCAGCATCACCCGCCGAGGCCGGGGATGCCAAGCAGATTCCCGATAGGCTGTCTGAGGATGACAGACTCCGTGATCCGAGGGCTGCCGCGCTGGACCCTGGCCGTGCCGCCGCTCGCCTTCGTCGTCCTGCTCGCCACCTGGCACCGCGATCTCGGTGCGGTCCTGCTGATCCTGGTCTGTCTCGGCCTCGGCGCCGCGGTGATCGCCGCCGTACACCATGCCGAGGTCGTCGCGCATCGTGTCGGCGAACCGTTCGGCACGCTGATCCTCGCGCTCGCGGTGACGATCATCGAGGTCGCGCTGATCGTCACGCTGATGGCGTCCGGCGGCGACAAGGCCGCGTCACTGGCCCGTGACACTGTGTTCGCCGCGGTGATGATCACCTGCAACGGGATCCTCGGGCTGTCGCTCGTCGTCGGTTCGCTGCGGCATCGCGTGCAGGAGTTCCGCGTGCAGGCGTCGTACTCCGTGCTCACGGTGATGATTGCGCTGGTGACGCTGAGTCTGGTGCTGCCGACGTTCACCACGAGTGCGGAGGGGCCACAGTTCAGCTCGGCGCAGCTCGCGTTCGCTGGTGTGACGTCACTGGCGCTGTACGGCGTTTTCGTGTTCATCCAGACGATCCGGCACCGGGACTACTTCCTCCCGGTGCGTCCCGACGGGCACGTCGACGAGGACGAGGACCATCACGCCGCCGCGCCGAGCGGGAAGACCGCGCTGCTCAGCCTCAGCTTGCTGTTCGTCTGCCTGATCTCGGTGGTCGGGCTCGCCAAGACCGTGTCGCCGAAGCTGGAATCCGCGGTCGAGTCGGCCGGCGCCCCGCTGGCGGTGGTCGGTGTCGTGATCGCGCTGCTCGTGCTGCTGCCGGAGACGGTTGCCGCAGTGCGGGCGGCACTGCGGAACCGTCTCCAGACCAGCGTCAACCTGGCGCTCGGCTCAGCGCTCGCGAGCATCGGCCTGACCATTCCCGCGATCGCGGTCGCCTCGATCTGGCTGAGCGGGCCGCTCGTCCTCGGGCTCGGCGGCAAGGAACTGGTCCTGTTCGCGCTGACCGTCGTGACCAGCATGCTCACCCTCGCCACCGGCCGGGCGACGCTGTTGCAGGGCGCCGTTCATCTCGCGGTGTTCAGCGCGTTCCTGTTCCTTGCGGTAAGCCCCTGAGGTAGTCGGCCACCGCCTGCTGCTTGCTGTGCTCGGCCCAACTCAACGCGTTCCCGTTGTAGTTGGGGTCGCGCAGTTCCGGGTCCGCGCCGAGCTCGATCAGCGTCCGGACCGTCTCCAGATGGCCGTTCAGCGCGGCGCGATGGATCGGCGCTGCTCCGCCCGAGACCCGGCTCAGGTCGTAGCCGAGCCGCTGCAACGGTTCCATCGCTGCGGCCCGTCCGATCTCGGCCGCCCGCACCGGGAGGTGTGGCTGGCGAGCGACCGCGCGAGCGGCGAGTGCGGCGTCGACGTCAGGCATCTCACCACGCATCGCAGCGGCGTATACCTCGTGGACCTCGTCCAACGGTGCGGCGCCTTTCGCGCGCAGCAGGTCGGCGATCTCCGTGTGCCCTTGAACAGCGGCCAGTTCGTACGGCCGTTCGCCGCCGAACACCGGGTGCCTGGTGCCGACGCCCTCCGGATCGGTGCCCTGGGCAAGTACCAGTTCGGCGCGGTGCAGCAGACCGGCCCAGGACGCGAAGACCAGCTCGTCCTCGAGCAGTTGCCGTGGGGTCGGATGCGCGGTCGTCAGCCGCTCGTGCCACGGTCCGCCGTCACCACGGCCGAGTCCGTATTCGAGCAGCAACTCCAGGTGCACATCGTCGTACGGCGGGGGACAACCGGGACCGCAGTTGTACATGGTCTGGCTGTCGTTCGGGTCGGCGCCGGCGTCGAGGAGGAGCCGTGCCAGTTCGACACGGTGGCGGTGCGGCGGTTGATCGCCCTCGCCGCGGCCGAACACGCCGGTGAGGGCGGTGAACGGTGATGGCAGACCCTGCCAGAGGTAGCCGGCGTTCGGGTCGGCGCCGTGCTCGAGGAGCAGGCGGGCGATCTCCAGTTGGTTCGGGGCGTCGAGGCGGCTGTAGGCGAGGTAGAGCAACGGTTCCCAGCGGTAGGGTCCGCCTTCCACGCTTGCCTGCGCGAGGTTTCGGCGTACGCCGTCCAGGTCACCGGCCACCACCTGGGTGTAGATGTTGCTCTGCGCAACGTCAGGGAAGCGGTCCAGGAGCTCGCGGGCGGCCTGCTGGCGGGCCGGATCATCCTGCCCGTAGTGCAGGGTCGCGAGGCGGAGGAACTCGTCGGCGCGCTGCTGCGGCGTGTCGAGCGGTCCGCCGACGGACTGCCGATGGGGCGAACGGCTGTAGCGGTCGACCAGTTCCAGATGGCGCACGATGCGCGGCCAGCTCGGGAAGCCGTAGCTGCGGGCGATCACGAGCTGTGCGTCCGCGAGCGTCTGCACGGGGTGGAACTCGTCGGCCAGGGCGACTGCGGCACGGTCGCCGGCGCGGACGCCTTTGAGCAGGGATTTGGCCTGACCGCGCAGGTAGTCCAGGTTCGGATCGTTCGGAAGATTCCGGGTCGGCATCGCCGACCTCCTCTCTACGAGCCCGCTGTCCGCGTCGTCGGGCGAGAAAGGAGGTCAATCAGTACACGCGTGAAGCTCCTCAGGTGGGCTGAGCCCTTCCCGCGGACCGGTGGCACCCTGAGCGCCTACCCGTCACGGTAACTCACTGCGGCTTCTCCATCCACCACTCGGTGAACTCGTACGCGCGGTCCTTCTCCAGCCGGATCACCCACAGGTTGCTGAACTCGCTCGGGGGATTGGTCAGGTACGTCGTCCACCCGCGGACGAACCCGACCCCGTCGCCGAATCCGAGCACCTGGTACTCGAAGGCCGTCTCGCCCGGCCCGTCCGCGACCTCGAGCCAGGCCGCCACGATCGCGTCCCGGCCGAGCACCGGGTCCTCGTCGGGCCGCCGGTACCAGGCAGCGTCCTCGGTCCAGAGCGCGGCGATGTCCGCGGGATCGTTGCTCTCCCACGCCTTCCGGTACCTGTCGACCCAGCGGTCGAGGTCCTTCTCCTTCATGGTCACGCGATCCGTCGGTGGTTGAGGACGACAGCAGCCGGCCGGGCGAGTACGCCGGGATGCGCGCGCGGGTCGGCGTCGTACGTGACGAGGTTGCCGGCACCGCTCAGGCCGAGGTACTCCTGGGCGCCGGTGGATCCGGCGGCGATGGCCTGCTCGACGGACAGTCCGTGCTTGACGAGCAGGTCGATCTCTGCGGCGACGGTCCCGACCACGTCGGATCCGGTCAGCACGCGGACGCCGTACCGCTCGGCGAGGGGAAGGACCGACGCGAGGTACTCCGACCGCGCCTGCCGCCGGCTCGCCTGCTCGGGGGTCTCGCCCGGGTGCGGGCCGATCGAGGCGCAGAGCGTCGGTGTCCACGCGCCACCACGGGAACCGAGCGTCTCCAGGTCCCGCTCGGTGAGCGCCGTACCGTGCTCGACCGAGTCGACGCCGGCCCGGATCAGCTCGGTGACGTGGCCGGTGTTGACGTGCGCCGCGACCCGTACGTTGCGGGCGTGGGCCAGCTCGACCATCGCCTCGACCACGGTGACGTCGTACGACGGGCTCACCTTGCTGCCCCGGATCGGGCCGTCCGGGCCGACCTCGGGGAAGTCGCCGACCAGTTTGAGCCAGGTCGCGCCGTCGGCGATCTCGCTCTCGACCGCGGCGAGCAGGTCCTCCGGGGCGACCGGCTCGTACGCGTCCGGGAAGTAGCGGCCCTCCGGCGCCAGGAACCGGCCGGCCGCGAGGACGAGCGGGCGGCTGTCGTCGGCGGTCCGCGCGAGGTGCAGGGTGACGTCCCGGTTGCCGCCCACGTCCCGGACCGCGCTGACGCCGGCGTCGGCGAGCTCGCCGAGTCGGTCGGCCGCGAAGTCCGCGCCGCGCAGGACCGGCCCGTTGGTGCCGGGCGCCATCGTCAGGTGACAGTGCGCGTCGACCAGGCCCGGTACGCCGTACCGCCCGGGCAACCGCTCGCCGTCCGCGTCCGCGCCGAACGTGAGACGGGTGGTGTCACCGGAAGGGAGGACGGTGCCCTCGAAGACCCAGCTCGTCATGGTCGTCATTGTGGCCCAGGGGAGATCCAGATCACGTCACCCTCGACTTGAACATGTTCAAAAACGCGGCGTACCGTCAGGGGCAACGGGAATTTGAACGTGTTCAAGAGGTGAGGACGAGGATGAACATGACAGTCACGACGTACCTGGTCTATCTGGTCGTCGCGGTACCGCTGACGATCTGGGTGGCCCGCACGCTGAGCCGGAACGGGCGGATCTTCCTGGTCGACGTGTTCCACGGCAACGAGGACTTCGCCGACGCGGTGAACCGGCTGCTGGTGGTCGGGTTCTACCTGGTCAACCTCGGGTTCGTGACGCTGTTCCTGCGGTCGGGGAGTGCGGTCGTCGACGCGCGCGGGGTGTTCGAGCAGCTGAGCGTGAAGCTGGGGGTCGTGATGCTGGTGCTCGGCGTGCTGCACCTGATGAACGTCTGGATCTTCAGCAAGATCCGCACCCGCAGCCGGCTCGACACGATGACCCGCCCGCCGGTGCCGCCGAACGACACGGTGCCCCCGCCGCAGACCGCGGCGCAGTACGGGTACTGAACGTGCGCGAACTGACGGTTCTGTACGACGCCGGGTGCGGACTGTGCCGCCGGTTCAAGGACTGGCTCGCCGCGCAGACCCCGGCGCCGGACGGGTGCGGCGGGGTGGTGCGTCTGCGGTTCGTCGCGGCGGGGTCGGCGGATGCGCGGGCGCGCTACCCCGCGCTCGACCACGCGGCCACGTTGCGGGACGTGACGGTGGTCGCGGACGACGGTTCGGTGTACGTCGGCGATCGCGCCTGGATCGTGTGCCTGTGGGCCACGGGGGAGCACAGACACACCGCAGTACGACTGGCGAGCCCGGCGATGCGGCCGGTCGCGAAGGCGATGGTGCAGGCGGCGGCCGGCCTGCGCCGGCTGAGCGGAGGTGATTACGCTGACGAATGTGACGGACGGTGCGACCGCCAAGGGCGAGCAGACGCGTGAGCTGATCTTGTCGACCGCGCTGCGGCTGTTCCGGGAGCAGGGGTACGGCAAGACCACGATGCGCGCGATCGCCAACGAGGCGGGCGTGTCGGTGGGGAACGCGTACTACTACTACGGCTCCAAGGACCACCTGATGCAGGCGTACTACGACCTGCTCCAGGACCAGCATCGTGAGGCGGTCGAGCCGGTACTGGCCGCGGAGAAGTCGTTCGTGCCGCGGCTGACCGGCGTACTGCACGCCTGGCTTGAGGTGTCCGCGCCGTACCACGAGTTCGCCGGCACGTTCTTCAAGACGGCGGCGGATCCGCGCAGCCCGTTGTCGCCGTTCAGCGAGGAGTCGCGGCCGGCGCGGGATGCGAGTGTCGCGGTGTTCCGCCGGGTCGTGGACGGCTCCGACCTCAAGCTCCCGGCCGACCTCAGGTCCGAGTTGCCCGAGCTCCTCTGGCTGCTCCAGATGGGCATCGTGCTGTTCTGGGTCCACGACCGGTCCGAGAACGTCCGCCGGACCCGCACGCTCATCGACCGCGCCGTCCCGTTGGCGGACCGTCTGCTGCGCCTGACCCGGATCCCCGGCGTCCGCGGCGTCGTGAACGACATCGTCGGCCTGATCCGCTCGGTCAAGGCTTAGGGCGTGGGATCGAGAGATACGCCCTAGTTACTCGCCCGTGGCGCCGTCGAGGCGTTCCCGGAGGAGGTCGGCGTGGCCGTTGTGGCGGGCGTACTCCTCGATCAGGTGCAGGTAGAGCCAGCGGACCGAGTACCCGTCCTCGTAGCGCGGACGGATGAAGGTTCCGTCGAGCGGATGCTGCGCGGCGAGCGCGTCCGAGAGCTTCACGATCTCCCGGTAGTCCTCGAGATCCTGCTCGGCCTGTTCGGGGGTGACGAGGTCGAAGTCGCCGTCGGGGTGCTCGGCGGTCCAGTACTTCGGTGGCGAGTCGTGGCCGGCCAGTGCGCGATGGATCCAGTACTTCTCGACCTCGCTCAGGTGCCGCACGAGCCCGATCAGCGACATGCTCGACGGCTCGACGGTCCGTCGTACGAGCTCTTCGCCGCTCAGCCCGGACAGCTTCCAGAGCAAGGTCCCGCGGTGGAAGTCGAGGAACCCCTGCAACAGCACGCGCTCGTCGGCAACGGTCGGCGGATCCACGCGGAACTCAGTCGTCACGAGCAGAACTTAACCCGTGTGACGAGCGTCCTGTGGATATCCGGCAGGGATTCGGCCTCCGGTGCCGTACTCTGTAGTGGACGGTCCGCCCAGTTCTGCCTCGGGCCGGTGCGCGCAAACACTCTGCGCCAGCAGTCGACCACCACGCGCCGCGGCCTCGCAGCCGCGCCGGGCAGGACGACCCCCGACTTTTTGGAGTACCCCTATGGCGGCCCGCCGCCCCACGTCTACAACCACGCACGACCAATCCGCCTCCCCGTCCCGCAGGCCCACCGGCGACAAGCCGGCCAGGGACCCGCGCGCCGGACAGAACCGGCCGCGTCGCCGCCGCCGTTCCGGCGCCGGACGCTCCCAGCCGACTGCCGAGCAGCCGACTGCCGAGCAGCCGCTGGATGTTGCTATCAGCAATGAACCCGTTGCTGTCGACAACCGCACGTTCGCCGAGCTCGGCGTCCCCGACCGCCTGGTGGCCGCCCTGGCTGCGGCCGGCGTGTCGAAACCGTTCCCGATCCAGGCGGCCACGTTGCCGGATTCCCTGGCCGGTAAGGACGTTCTCGGCCGCGGCCGCACGGGATCGGGCAAGACCTACGCGTTCGTCCTGCCCGTCCTGGCGAGGCTCGCGGCGAGTGGGACCAAGCGCCGGCCGAACCATCCGCGCGCGCTGATCCTCGCGCCGACCCGTGAGCTCGCCACCCAGATCCAGGCCTCGATCACCCCGCTCGCCGACCTCCTCGGCCTGCGCTCGATGACGATCTTCGGCGGTGTCGGGCACGGCCCGCAGATCAGCGACCTGCGCAAGGGCGCCGACATCGTGGTCGCCTGCCCGGGGCGGCTGGAGGACCACATCACCGCCGGTCACGCGAAGCTCGGCGCGGTGGAGATCACCGTGCTCGACGAGGCCGATCACATGGCCGACCTCGGCTTCCTTCCCGCCGTACGCCGGATCCTCGAGGCGACCCCTGCCACCGCCCAGCGGCTGTTGTTCTCGGCCACGCTGGACGCCGGCGTCGACGTCCTGGTCCGGCGTTTCATGACCAAACCGGTCACGCACAGCGTCGACTCGGCCCAGTCGCCGGTCGCCCGCATGACGCACCACATCCTGCACGTGGAGCCGGACACCCGGCTTCCGGTGCTGGTCGACCTGACCGCGGCGCCGGGACGATCGCTCGTGTTCACGCGGACGAAGTACGGCGCCAAGGCCCTGACCCGGAAGCTGATCGCCCAGGGCGTCCCAGCCGTCGAGCTGCACGGGAACCTGTCCCAGGGCGCCCGGACCCGGAACCTGGAGGCCTTTGCCGACGGTTCGGCGAAGACCCTGGTCGCGACCGACATCGCGGCCCGCGGCATCCACGTCGACGGCGTGACGCTGGTGATCCACGCGGACCCGCCGGTCGAGCACAAGGCGTACCTGCACCGGTCCGGCCGGACGGCCCGCGCCGGTGCCGAGGGGACGGTCGTCACGCTGATGACCGACGACCAGGTGCGCGACGTCCGCGACCTGACCCGCAAGGCCGGGATCGCGGCGAAGGTCACCAAGCTCACCACCGGCGACCCGCTGCTGTCCGACCTCGCCCCGGGCGAGCGGACGTACGTCGCACCGCCGGAGAAACCGGCCGCCGAGCCGCGCGCGGCCGGCCAGCGCCCCGCCGGGCAGCGCTCGACCGGGCAGCGATCCACCGGGCAGCGCTCTGGTGGTCAGCGATCCGGTGGTCAGCGATCCGCCGGTCCGTCGGGCCGGTCGTCCGGCCAGGCGCAGGGCCAAGGCCGGGGTCGCGGCCGCCGCCGTAGGCCCGGGCGGCAGGCTGCCTGAGGTCCGGGGCACGCCTTCCACGTCCACGGCGTGGAAGGCGTTCCCTAGTCTTGCTGCCGACGATGTTTCGACGACGGCGGAGAGGGCGCTGATGCGGGTTCGAACGGTCCTGAACGATCTGGTGCCGGAAGCGCTGGGTGTCACCGATGCCCACGACCACCTGTTCTTCCGCTCAGTGGCACTGCCGCCGGACCAAGCGCTGGACGACGCCGCGGCTGCGGTCGCCGAGGTCCGGGCCTTCGCGGACGCGGGCGGCCAGGCGATCGTCCAATGGACCCCGCACGGCCTGAACCGGCGAGCCGACCTCCTGCCCGGCATCTCGACCAGGACGGGCGTCTCGATCGTCGCCGCGACGGGCCTGCATCGGCGCGAGCACTACCCGGAGGGGTACGTCGACAAGGTGCAGGACCAACTCGCC includes:
- a CDS encoding GNAT family N-acetyltransferase, coding for MTVTIRDATDADWPAIWPFFREIVTARETYTYDPEMTEEQARALWMSPSNSPLARTTVAVDADGTVLGSANMYPNRPGPGAHVASASFMVDGRARGQGVGRALCEDMIAWARQSRFRSIQFNAVVETNEPAVHLWQSLGFRIAGTVPEAFDHPRLGYVGLHVMYRPLP
- a CDS encoding calcium:proton antiporter codes for the protein MTDSVIRGLPRWTLAVPPLAFVVLLATWHRDLGAVLLILVCLGLGAAVIAAVHHAEVVAHRVGEPFGTLILALAVTIIEVALIVTLMASGGDKAASLARDTVFAAVMITCNGILGLSLVVGSLRHRVQEFRVQASYSVLTVMIALVTLSLVLPTFTTSAEGPQFSSAQLAFAGVTSLALYGVFVFIQTIRHRDYFLPVRPDGHVDEDEDHHAAAPSGKTALLSLSLLFVCLISVVGLAKTVSPKLESAVESAGAPLAVVGVVIALLVLLPETVAAVRAALRNRLQTSVNLALGSALASIGLTIPAIAVASIWLSGPLVLGLGGKELVLFALTVVTSMLTLATGRATLLQGAVHLAVFSAFLFLAVSP
- a CDS encoding ankyrin repeat domain-containing protein, producing MPTRNLPNDPNLDYLRGQAKSLLKGVRAGDRAAVALADEFHPVQTLADAQLVIARSYGFPSWPRIVRHLELVDRYSRSPHRQSVGGPLDTPQQRADEFLRLATLHYGQDDPARQQAARELLDRFPDVAQSNIYTQVVAGDLDGVRRNLAQASVEGGPYRWEPLLYLAYSRLDAPNQLEIARLLLEHGADPNAGYLWQGLPSPFTALTGVFGRGEGDQPPHRHRVELARLLLDAGADPNDSQTMYNCGPGCPPPYDDVHLELLLEYGLGRGDGGPWHERLTTAHPTPRQLLEDELVFASWAGLLHRAELVLAQGTDPEGVGTRHPVFGGERPYELAAVQGHTEIADLLRAKGAAPLDEVHEVYAAAMRGEMPDVDAALAARAVARQPHLPVRAAEIGRAAAMEPLQRLGYDLSRVSGGAAPIHRAALNGHLETVRTLIELGADPELRDPNYNGNALSWAEHSKQQAVADYLRGLPQGTGTR
- a CDS encoding YybH family protein, producing MKEKDLDRWVDRYRKAWESNDPADIAALWTEDAAWYRRPDEDPVLGRDAIVAAWLEVADGPGETAFEYQVLGFGDGVGFVRGWTTYLTNPPSEFSNLWVIRLEKDRAYEFTEWWMEKPQ
- a CDS encoding amidohydrolase family protein, encoding MTSWVFEGTVLPSGDTTRLTFGADADGERLPGRYGVPGLVDAHCHLTMAPGTNGPVLRGADFAADRLGELADAGVSAVRDVGGNRDVTLHLARTADDSRPLVLAAGRFLAPEGRYFPDAYEPVAPEDLLAAVESEIADGATWLKLVGDFPEVGPDGPIRGSKVSPSYDVTVVEAMVELAHARNVRVAAHVNTGHVTELIRAGVDSVEHGTALTERDLETLGSRGGAWTPTLCASIGPHPGETPEQASRRQARSEYLASVLPLAERYGVRVLTGSDVVGTVAAEIDLLVKHGLSVEQAIAAGSTGAQEYLGLSGAGNLVTYDADPRAHPGVLARPAAVVLNHRRIA
- a CDS encoding DCC1-like thiol-disulfide oxidoreductase family protein, producing MRELTVLYDAGCGLCRRFKDWLAAQTPAPDGCGGVVRLRFVAAGSADARARYPALDHAATLRDVTVVADDGSVYVGDRAWIVCLWATGEHRHTAVRLASPAMRPVAKAMVQAAAGLRRLSGGDYADECDGRCDRQGRADA
- a CDS encoding TetR family transcriptional regulator, yielding MTDGATAKGEQTRELILSTALRLFREQGYGKTTMRAIANEAGVSVGNAYYYYGSKDHLMQAYYDLLQDQHREAVEPVLAAEKSFVPRLTGVLHAWLEVSAPYHEFAGTFFKTAADPRSPLSPFSEESRPARDASVAVFRRVVDGSDLKLPADLRSELPELLWLLQMGIVLFWVHDRSENVRRTRTLIDRAVPLADRLLRLTRIPGVRGVVNDIVGLIRSVKA
- a CDS encoding DinB family protein translates to MTTEFRVDPPTVADERVLLQGFLDFHRGTLLWKLSGLSGEELVRRTVEPSSMSLIGLVRHLSEVEKYWIHRALAGHDSPPKYWTAEHPDGDFDLVTPEQAEQDLEDYREIVKLSDALAAQHPLDGTFIRPRYEDGYSVRWLYLHLIEEYARHNGHADLLRERLDGATGE
- a CDS encoding DEAD/DEAH box helicase codes for the protein MAARRPTSTTTHDQSASPSRRPTGDKPARDPRAGQNRPRRRRRSGAGRSQPTAEQPTAEQPLDVAISNEPVAVDNRTFAELGVPDRLVAALAAAGVSKPFPIQAATLPDSLAGKDVLGRGRTGSGKTYAFVLPVLARLAASGTKRRPNHPRALILAPTRELATQIQASITPLADLLGLRSMTIFGGVGHGPQISDLRKGADIVVACPGRLEDHITAGHAKLGAVEITVLDEADHMADLGFLPAVRRILEATPATAQRLLFSATLDAGVDVLVRRFMTKPVTHSVDSAQSPVARMTHHILHVEPDTRLPVLVDLTAAPGRSLVFTRTKYGAKALTRKLIAQGVPAVELHGNLSQGARTRNLEAFADGSAKTLVATDIAARGIHVDGVTLVIHADPPVEHKAYLHRSGRTARAGAEGTVVTLMTDDQVRDVRDLTRKAGIAAKVTKLTTGDPLLSDLAPGERTYVAPPEKPAAEPRAAGQRPAGQRSTGQRSTGQRSGGQRSGGQRSAGPSGRSSGQAQGQGRGRGRRRRPGRQAA